The Pseudochaenichthys georgianus chromosome 8, fPseGeo1.2, whole genome shotgun sequence genome has a segment encoding these proteins:
- the LOC117451162 gene encoding uncharacterized protein isoform X2: MALGPLFRVSWICLLLCDFTVGLPITREYGYPYYEDPGYQQPGSGSATLQLNAQLALALGGLINGGLTDWSQEDLLQIPLSSNYPLIAPANSQQSPSTNGMPAYPAVVFTREAAFEPAPSSTSNVVTFPSVESWQPKPASSGRSLANQNINLGSRESGSRNIPHLVFEDVFQYPSENIDTSNTAGGYGQTTGQETSTGSAPPPKGPSFPKNPRYQQPGSGSATPQLNAQRARAVEGLINGSSIDWVQENLENPLEFPLSPNYPLIAPADSQQSPSTNGMPAYPAVVFTGEAAFEPAPSSTSNVVKFPRVESWQPKPAISGRSLANQNINLGSRESGSRNIPHLVFEDVFQYPSENIDASNTAGGYGQAAGQGTSTGSAPPPKGPSFPKNPANERAQQAKQNYGKMPKPVFSPRIAFSPQRVSEPFAQSYISQSRNSYQRAKYRQSNTRYSPRM; encoded by the exons ATGGCTCTTGGACCACTTTTCAG AGTTTCCTGGATTTGTCTGTTGCTGTGTGACTTCACTGTAGGATTACCAATCACAAGAG AGTATGGATATCCATATTATGAAGACCCAGGTTACCAACAACCTGGTTCTGGTTCAGCCACACTTCAACTAAACGCACAACTTGCTCTTGCGTTAGGGGGGCTTATTAATGGTGGCTTAACAGACTGGAGCCAGGAAGACCTACTTCAAATTCCTTTAAGCTCCAACTACCCTCTGATTGCTCCTGCAAATTCTCAGCAAAGTCCTTCTACAAATGGTATGCCTGCTTATCCAGCTGTTGTGTTTACTCGTGAAGCCGCCTTTGAGCCTGCACCATCTTCCACATCCAATGTTGTAACGTTTCCAAGCGTTGAGTCGTGGCAGCCTAAACCAGCAAGCAGTGGTCGTAGTTTGGCTAACCAGAACATCAACCTTGGCTCCCGTGAAAGTGGCTCAAGGAACATCCCTCATCTTGTTTTTGAAGACGTCTTTCAATATCCATCTGAGAATATTGACACTTCCAATACTGCAGGAGGGTATGGTCAAACTACGGGCCAGGAGACTTCAACAGGATCTGCTCCACCGCCAAAAGGGCCCTCATTCCCCAAGAACCCAAGATACCAACAACCTGGTTCTGGTTCAGCCACACCTCAACTAAACGCACAACGTGCTCGTGCTGTAGAGGGGCTTATTAATGGCAGCTCAATAGACTGGGTCCAGGAAAACCTTGAAAACCCACTTGAATTTCCTTTAAGCCCCAACTACCCTCTGATTGCTCCTGCAGATTCTCAGCAAAGCCCTTCTACAAATGGTATGCCTGCTTATCCAGCTGTGGTGTTTACTGGTGAAGCCGCCTTTGAGCCTGCACCATCTTCCACATCCAATGTTGTAAAGTTTCCACGCGTTGAGTCGTGGCAGCCTAAGCCAGCAATCAGTGGTCGTAGTTTGGCTAACCAGAACATCAACCTTGGCTCCCGTGAAAGTGGCTCAAGGAACATCCCTCATCTTGTTTTTGAAGACGTCTTTCAATATCCATCTGAGAATATTGACGCTTCCAATACTGCAGGAGGGTATGGTCAAGCTGCGGGCCAGGGGACTTCAACAGGATCTGCTCCACCACCAAAAGGACCCTCATTCCCCAAGAACCCAGCAAATGAAAGAGCCCAACAGGCAAAGCAAAATTATGGAAAGATGCCAAAACCAGTTTTTAGCCCCAGAATAGCATTTTCTCCCCAGAGAGTGAGTGAACCATTCGCTCAAAGCTATATAAGCCAGTCCAGAAACAGCTACCAGCGAGCAAAGTATCGACAATCCAACACCAGGTACTCTCCAAG AATGTGA
- the LOC117451162 gene encoding uncharacterized protein isoform X1, protein MALGPLFRVSWICLLLCDFTVGLPITREYGYPYYEDPGYQQPGSGSATLQLNAQLALALGGLINGGLTDWSQEDLLQIPLSSNYPLIAPANSQQSPSTNGMPAYPAVVFTREAAFEPAPSSTSNVVTFPSVESWQPKPASSGRSLANQNINLGSRESGSRNIPHLVFEDVFQYPSENIDTSNTAGGYGQTTGQETSTGSAPPPKGPSFPKNPRYQQPGSGSATPQLNAQRARAVEGLINGSSIDWVQENLENPLEFPLSPNYPLIAPADSQQSPSTNGMPAYPAVVFTGEAAFEPAPSSTSNVVKFPRVESWQPKPAISGRSLANQNINLGSRESGSRNIPHLVFEDVFQYPSENIDASNTAGGYGQAAGQGTSTGSAPPPKGPSFPKNPANERAQQAKQNYGKMPKPVFSPRIAFSPQRVSEPFAQSYISQSRNSYQRAKYRQSNTRYSPRTKW, encoded by the exons ATGGCTCTTGGACCACTTTTCAG AGTTTCCTGGATTTGTCTGTTGCTGTGTGACTTCACTGTAGGATTACCAATCACAAGAG AGTATGGATATCCATATTATGAAGACCCAGGTTACCAACAACCTGGTTCTGGTTCAGCCACACTTCAACTAAACGCACAACTTGCTCTTGCGTTAGGGGGGCTTATTAATGGTGGCTTAACAGACTGGAGCCAGGAAGACCTACTTCAAATTCCTTTAAGCTCCAACTACCCTCTGATTGCTCCTGCAAATTCTCAGCAAAGTCCTTCTACAAATGGTATGCCTGCTTATCCAGCTGTTGTGTTTACTCGTGAAGCCGCCTTTGAGCCTGCACCATCTTCCACATCCAATGTTGTAACGTTTCCAAGCGTTGAGTCGTGGCAGCCTAAACCAGCAAGCAGTGGTCGTAGTTTGGCTAACCAGAACATCAACCTTGGCTCCCGTGAAAGTGGCTCAAGGAACATCCCTCATCTTGTTTTTGAAGACGTCTTTCAATATCCATCTGAGAATATTGACACTTCCAATACTGCAGGAGGGTATGGTCAAACTACGGGCCAGGAGACTTCAACAGGATCTGCTCCACCGCCAAAAGGGCCCTCATTCCCCAAGAACCCAAGATACCAACAACCTGGTTCTGGTTCAGCCACACCTCAACTAAACGCACAACGTGCTCGTGCTGTAGAGGGGCTTATTAATGGCAGCTCAATAGACTGGGTCCAGGAAAACCTTGAAAACCCACTTGAATTTCCTTTAAGCCCCAACTACCCTCTGATTGCTCCTGCAGATTCTCAGCAAAGCCCTTCTACAAATGGTATGCCTGCTTATCCAGCTGTGGTGTTTACTGGTGAAGCCGCCTTTGAGCCTGCACCATCTTCCACATCCAATGTTGTAAAGTTTCCACGCGTTGAGTCGTGGCAGCCTAAGCCAGCAATCAGTGGTCGTAGTTTGGCTAACCAGAACATCAACCTTGGCTCCCGTGAAAGTGGCTCAAGGAACATCCCTCATCTTGTTTTTGAAGACGTCTTTCAATATCCATCTGAGAATATTGACGCTTCCAATACTGCAGGAGGGTATGGTCAAGCTGCGGGCCAGGGGACTTCAACAGGATCTGCTCCACCACCAAAAGGACCCTCATTCCCCAAGAACCCAGCAAATGAAAGAGCCCAACAGGCAAAGCAAAATTATGGAAAGATGCCAAAACCAGTTTTTAGCCCCAGAATAGCATTTTCTCCCCAGAGAGTGAGTGAACCATTCGCTCAAAGCTATATAAGCCAGTCCAGAAACAGCTACCAGCGAGCAAAGTATCGACAATCCAACACCAGGTACTCTCCAAG GACCAAATGGTAA